CAGCGACCGCCCAAGCCCTGGCCCGGCTCCTCGAGACGGCCGTCCCCGCGACCGGCCACCCCGGCGTGACCCGTCATCTCGACACGGGCCTGCACCTACGACTCCTGGGCGCCGTCGAGGTCCACCTCGATGGAGTACGACTGCTGCTCACTCGCCGGCAGGGCGAGATCCTCGCCATCCTCTCGCTCCATCCCGAGGGTCTTTCCCTCGGTGAGCTGCATGCCCATCTCTACGGCGATGAGCGGGTGTCTACGAGCACGTTGAAGTCCGAGGTGAGTCACCTGCGTTCGGCCCTGGGCGGGCGTCTGGCATCCCGCCCTTACCAGCTCGATCTCCCGGTGACCAGCGATGTCGACTCGGTCCGCTCGGCAGTCCGTCGCGCCGATGCCAGGGCAGCAGTCGACGCCTACGGCGGCGACCTCGTCCCGGGCACGGGCTCACCCCTGCTCGCCGAGACGGCCGAGTACCTGGCCGTCGCAGTGCGCGAGTGCTTGTTGGTCGACCCCGACCCTCTGGCGGTCCTCGCCTACAGCGAGGTCGTACCCGACGCCGAGGTCGTCCAGCGGGCCCTCGACGCGCTCGGGGACGAGCCCCACCCGGCTCGCGCGGAACTGTCCGCGCGGCTGGCCGCCGCGCTGCGCTGACGGGTGTCCTGAGGTTCGACGGGCGGTGGACGACCGACGAGGACTGGTGGCCGACGCCGCACTGGGCCGCTGTGTCCCCTGCGCGCACCGCCTCGGACAGGTCCCGGACTACCCGTTAGGGCAGTTACGCGCGTCCTCTCACGTGACTAACTTGGGCCGGACCAGACAGCGACGTCGGAAGGACGGACACCATGGCAGACGAGCAACACGACGACCACGAGCAGGACCCGCAGATCGACGCAGTCGCCGACGACCTCGTGGAAGAGGTCTCCATCGACGGCATGTGCGGCGTCTACTGACCAGCGTCTCAACCGAGAAGAGAGGATGACGATGATCGCGGAGACACCACGGATGCTGCAGCGACCATGGGAGCTGTCGGCATCCGTGGCGCTTCGTCCCGAACCCTTCGGGGCACTGGCCTACAACTTCGCCAACCGCACGCTGTCCTTCCTCAAACGACCGGCTCTCGTCCGCGTCGTGGAGCACCTCGCCGACCACCCGGACGTACACAGCACCTTGGTCGCCGAGGGCATCCCGGAGGAGCAGCACGACGCGTACCTGCGTGCACTGCGGGGTCTGGCTGCCAAGGACATGATCCGCCCCCGCACCGATGCCTGAGGAGCCCAATGACGCTCACCACCGACCCACCCGCCGCCACGATCGCGGCACCGTCGCGACCCGAAGGGGGCACCCTCGTCGAGCAGTTCGAGTTCGGGTTGAACGCCCCGATCTGCCTGACGTGGGAGCTGACCTACGCCTGCAACCTCGAGTGCGCGCACTGCCTCTCCAGCTCTGGTCGTCGTGATCCGCGCGAGTTGAGCACCCAGGAGTGCAAGGAGGTCATCGACGAGCTGCAACGCATGAAGGTCTTCTACGTCAACGTCGGAGGCGGTGAGCCGACGATCCGCCCCGATTTCTGGGAGCTGCTCGAGTACGCCGTGGCCCACGACGTCGGCGTGAAGTTCTCCACCAACGGCGCCCGGATCACCCCCGAGCGCGCGGCCTTCCTCACCGCGACCGACTACGTCGACGTGCAGATCTCGCTCGACGGCGCGACACCTGAGGTCAACGACTACGTGCGCGGCCCGGGCTCCTACGACATGGCGATCCGCGCCCTCGAGAACCTGCAGGCAGCCGGCTTCTCCGATGCCAAGATCTCGGTGGTGTGCACGCGCCAGAACATCGGACAGCTCGACGACTTCAAGGCCCTCGCCGACCGGTACGGCGCCACCCTTCGCCTGACCCGGCTGCGGCCGTCCGGCCGCGGCGCCGACGTCTGGGACGAGTTGCACCCGCTGCCGGAGCAGCAGCGCGAGCTCTACGACTGGCTCGTCGCCCACGGTGAGGACGTCCTCACCGGCGACTCCTTCTTCCACCTCGCGGCCTTCGGTGAGTCCCTGCCGGGCCTCAACCTCTGTGGGGCGGGGCGCGTCGTCTGCCTCATCGACCCGATCGGCGACGTCTACGCGTGCCCCTTCGCCATCCACGACCAGTTCCACGCCGGCAACCTGCTCACCGGGGGAGGTTTCGGCGAGATCTGGCGCAACTCCGAACTCTTCCGCGAACTGCGCTCCCCCCAGACCGGTGGCGCCTGTTCTTCGTGCAGCCAGTACGACAGCTGCCGCGGTGGGTGCATGGCCGCGAAGTTCTTCACCGGCCTGCCGCTCGACGGCCCCGACCCCGAGTGCGTCAAGGGCTATGGCGAGTCCGCGCTCGCCGGCGAGCGCAGCGTGCCTGCCTCGAGCCAGGACCACTCCAAGGCCAACCCCACCCGCAACGAACCGGTCATGCTCCAGCTCATGCGCCGACGGCCCGACAGGGAGGCCGCTCCCCCTTCGCCTCCGGTGTCGCCGTGCGCCGAGAGCCCCCTGGCCGACTTCACCCCCCGATGACGAGGAACGAGACAATGAAGACGCCCGAGTGGCTCGAGAACCCCTGGCGGCAGAACCCTTGGTTCGAGTCCGTCGCCGTCGCTCAGGAGCGCGCCCGCAAGCGGCTGCCGGCTCCCGTCTACAGCGCCCTGCTCGCCGGCTCCGAGCGCGGCCAGAGCCGCGATGACAACCAGAGCGCCTTCGCCGAGCTCGGTCTGGCACCGCACGTCGTCGGGCAGCAGCCGGAGCGCGACCAGGTGACGACGGTCTTCGGCCAGCAGGTCAGTTCGCCGGTGCTCGTCAGTCCGACCGGAGTGCAGGCCGTCCATCCGGACGGGGAAGTCGCCGTCGCCCGTGCCGCCGCGGCCCGCGGCACGATCATGGGCCTGTCCAACTTCGCCTCGAAGGCCGTCGAAGAGGTCTGCGAGACCGGCGCGACCACCTTCTTCCAGATGTACTGGACCGGCGACCGCGACACGATGATCCAGCGGATGCAACGCGCCCACGACGCCGGTGTCCAGGGACTCATTGCCACCCTCGACTGGTCCTTCTCCATCGGTCGCGACTGGGGCAGCCCCGAGATCCCTGAGAAGGTCGACCTCAAGACCATGATCCGGATGGCCCCGGACGTCGTGACCCGACCACGGTGGCTTGCTGACTTCGCCCGCCAGTACCGGGACACCGGCCGTCTGCCTGACCTCACCGCGCCCAACCTCGCCCCTCCGGGAGGAGAGGCGCCGACCTTCTTCGGTGCCTACTACGAGTGGATGACGACGCCACCTCCGTCTTGGGAGGACGTCTCGTGGATGCGCGAGCAGTGGGCCCAGATCAGTGGCACCCCCTTCGTGCTCAAGGGAGTCTCCCGCGTCGACGACGCCCTGCGCGCGGTCGACGCGGGCGTGGCCGGCATCTCGGTGTCCAACCACGGCGGCAACAACCTCGACGGCACGCCGGCTGCGATCCGCATGGTGCACCCGATCTCCTCGCACGTCGGCCACCAGGTCGACGTCGTGATGGACGGTGGCATCCGCCGAGGGTCCGACGTCATCAAGGCGCTCGCCCTCGGGGCCAAGGCCGTGCTCATCGGCCGCGCCTACCTCTGGGGCCTGGCGGCCAATGGTCAGCAGGGAGTGGAGAACGTGCTCGACCTGCTCACCGGCGGCGTCGACTCCGCGCTGCGAGGACTCGCACTCTCGTCGGTCGCGGAGCTGGGGCCCGAGCACCTGCTCATCCCCGGCGACTTCCACCGGGAGCTCGGCGTGCCGGTGGCATCCACCGCGACGCACTGACGGACATGGACGCACCCGCACGGTCACGCGCACTCGCCAGCGCCGTCCACCAGGAGGTGCACGACACGGACCTGCTGCTCGTGCCGGTCGGGTCGCTGGAGCAGCACGGGCCGCACCTGCCCCTCGACACCGACTCGACCATCGCCCACGCAGTTGCGCGCGAGGTCGCGCAGCGGCTCACCGCCTCCGGGACGACGACGTGGGTGTCGCCCACGATCGCCCTCGGGTCGAGCGGCGAGCACCAGGACTTCGCCGGCACGATCTCCATCGGCACCGAGGTGCTGCGCCAGGTGGTCGTCGAGACAGTGCGCTCGGCCGGCACCTGGGTCCCGCGGGTTGTCCTCGTCAACGGCCACGGCGGCAACCGCGATGCGCTCGACGCGGCCGTCACGCAGCTCGTGCAGGAGGGTCACGACGTCGCCTGGGCACCGTGCGCTCCCCCGGGTGCGGACCCGCACGCCGGTCGCGCTGAGACTTCCCTCATGCTCTGGCTTCGGCCATGGTCCGTGCACACGGAGCGGGCAGAGCCCGGCAGCACCCAGCCCCTGCGGGTGATCCTCCCGGCGATGCGGGTCGGCGGGCTGGCCGCCGTCTCACCCAACGGCGTACTCGGGGACCCCCGTGGCGCGACCGCGGACGAAGGGCGGCGCCTCCTGACCGCAATGGTCACCGCCGTGCGCGCGGTCGCCGATCCGGACGAAAGAGCAGTGGGGTGAGCCAGCGTGTCGCCCTCGTCACCGGGGCCGCCCGGGGCATGGGCGCGGCGACCTCCCTTCGCCTCGCGGGCCAGGGCTACGACGTACTCGCGGTCGACTGGTGCGCGGGAGCCGACGCGCAGCCCTACCCCATGCCCACGACCGACGACCTCGACGCGGTCGCCGCCGACCCCCGAGCCGCGGGGCGGATCGCCACCCGGGTCGCCGACGTGCGCGATCCCGACGCCGTGGCCGAGGCGGTTGCCGATGTCCTCCAGCGGTGGGGACGGCTCGACGTCGCCGTGGCCGCGGCAGGCGTCGTCGCCGGCGGGGCGCCCCTGTGGGAGACGCCTGCCGCTCAGTTCGACCTGCTGTGGCAGGTCGACGCTCTCGGCGTCTGGCACACCGCCGCCGCAGCCGTCCCGGCGATGCTCTCCGGGCCCGACCCGTCGGGCTGCCGATTCGTCGCCATCGCCTCCGCTGCAGGCGGCCGCGGCCTCTTCCACCTCGCGGCCTACAACGCCGCCAAGCACGCCGTCGTGGGCATGGTGCGCGGCCTGGCCGCCGACCTCGTCGGTACCGGCGTCACCGCGGTCGCCGTGAGTCCCGGCGCGACCGGCACCCCGATGCTCGAAGCGACGGCAGCGATCTACGGCACGACGACCACGGATCTGGCGTCGCACCAGCTGATCCGCCGGCCGATCCACCCGGAGGAGATCGCCGCGACAGTGGCGCTGTGCTGCTCCTCCGAGGGCGCAGCGCTCAACGGCGGCGTGGTCGCTGCGGACGGGGGTTTCGCAGGATGACCGGACGTTTCCCGGCGGGCTTCGAGGCGCAGATCAGGCACGACGTGCGCTGCTATGACGATCAGCTCGTCGGTGGATCCCCCTTGCGCATCGTCCGGCTCGGGGCCGTGGCCCGCGCGCGGGTCGTCGACGGACGGCTGCTTGTACGGGACTCCACCGATGAGGCCCTCGTCTCCCGGCTCGTCGACGGCAACCTCGCTGACCCAGTGCTCCTCGGCGCCGGCCCCGATCCGGACGAGCTCTCTGTCATCATCCCGATCCGCGACCGGCCCGAGGAGCTCGGCCGTGCGCTGGAGGCCCTCGACGGGCTGCAGTGCGTCGTCGTCGATGATGACTCCCACGACCCCGACGCGGTCGCCCGCGTGGCGGCCGACCACGGGGCCCGGGTCATCTCCCTTCCGGTCAACCTCGGACCCGCCGGCGCACGCAATGCCGGCCTGCTCGCCGTCGAGACCCCGTTCGTCGCCTTCGTCGACTCCGACGTGCAGGCCGATACAGCCATGCTGCGACGGCTGGCCCGGCACTTCGCCGATGACAAGGTCGCGCTCGTGGGCCCGCTCGTGCGCAGTCGCGCTCGGACCGACGCCCCGCGATGGTTCGAGCGCTACGACGAGCAGATCTCCTCACTCGCCCTTGGCCGACGAGCCTGCTCGGTGCGTCCGGGCGCCGCCGTCGGGTGGCTACCGAGCGCCTGCCTGGTGGCGCGAGTGGACCGGATCAGGGCCGCGGGTGGGTTTGCGCCGGGGATGCGGGTCGGTGAGGACGTCGACCTGGTCTGGCGTCTCGTCGAGGCCGGCGAGGTCGTCCGCTACGACCCCTCGGAGATCGCCTGGCACGACACCCGCGCGACCGTCAGCGGGTGGCTGGGCCGCAAGTTCCTCTACGGCACCGGTGGTGCCGACCTGGCCGCACGCCATGGCCGCAAGGGCGCGCCCGCCGTCATGTCGGCGACGATGGCCGTCACGGCGGCCGCTGTGCTCGTGTTCCGTCCCTGGTCATTGCCCGTGGCCGCAGTCGGGCTCATGCGCGGGGTGCGCTCCCTCGACCGACGACTGCCCGCCGGCCCGCACCGACGCAGCCTCGCGGTCCGCCTCGGCGCGCAGGGACTCGGCTGGGCCGTCCGACAGGAGACCGCCCTGCTCCTGCGTCACTGGTGGCCGCTCGCTGTGGTCGCGGCCACCCGCAGCGGCTCCGTCCGCCGCGCGCTCGTCACCGCCCTGCTCGTCGACGTCGTCGTCGCCCGCATCGACCACCCCGGTGTTCGCTACGACCCGGTCAGCCGACGTCTCGACGACCTCGCCTACGGCGCCGGCCTGTGGGCCGGTGCTCTGCGAGCTCGCTCTGTCTCCGCCCTCCTCCCGCGGCGACCCGGCCGCTGACGGGCGCCCATCGCTCCACGGTCGCGACCGGCTGGGAGCGCCACCGCGCTGACTTGTGCTCGCACGCGGCCCAACCTCCTGCCCGACCGGACGGGGACCCACCTGTCCAGCGGGCGGGTATCTCTGTTCTGGACTGTTCGCCGCACACCCGCCAGCCCTAGCGTCCGAGTGCACCCCGTCCCCGGTCAAAGGAGACCAGCCATGCAGGTTGATGAACTACTCAAGCCATTCCCGATCAAGGAGTTCCACCCCTTCCCGCGCGCCATGATGGGCCCCGGGGCCTGGGAGATGATCGGCCCGGAGGCCCTCAAGCTCGGCTTCCGGAAGACACTCATCATGACGACCGGCCTGCGGGGCACGGACATCGTCAAGAACATCGCCGAGTCACTCAGGCACCACGGTCTCGAGGTCGTCGTCTTCGACCAGGTCGAGTCCAACCCCAAGGACTACAACGTCATGGACGCGGTGGCCATGTACCAGGAGAACGCCTGCGACTCGTTCGTCTCCATCGGTGGCGGCTCCGCGCACGACGCCTGCAAGGGCGCGCGCATCTCTGTCGCACACGACGGGCGCAATGTCAACGAGTTCGAGGGCTTCAACATGTCCGAGAACCCGAAGAACCCGCCGCACATCGCGGTCTCGACCACGGCCGGCACCGGCTCCGAGACCTCGTGGGCCTATGTCGTCACCGACACGACCACCGACCCCGACAACCCGCACAAGTACGTCGCCTTCGACGACGCGTCGGTGGCCAGCCTGGCCGTCGACGACCCGGTGCTCTACTACGACTGCCCGACCGACTTCACCGCCCAGTGCGGCTTCGACGTCCTCGCCCACGCCTCCGAGCCCTACGTGTCCCGGCTGAACTTCGAGCCCTCACTCGGCAACGCCCTGCGGGCCGTCAAGCTCACCTCGGAGAACCTGCGCGAGGCGGTCTGGAACGGCCAGGATCTCAAGGGACGCGAGGGCATGATGTACGCCCAGTACATCGCAGCCCAGGCCTTCAACTCCGGTGGCCTCGGCATCATCCACTCGATGAGCCACGCGGTCAGCGCCTTCTACGACACCCACCACGGGCTGAACAACGCCATCGCCCTGCCGCGCGTATGGGCCTTCAACATGCCCGTCTGCTACGGCCGGTTCGCCGACATCGCCGAGGCGATGGGCATCGACACGCACGGCATGACCAAGGTCCAAGCTGCAGACGCCGCGCTCGAGGCCTCGATCCGCCTCCTGCGGGACGTGGGTATCCCCGAGCGTTTCGTCGATGTCACGGCGGACAGCTACTCGAAGAACCGCCTGGGTCAGGGACCGACCGCCTACTACCAGAACTCGCCGGAGATCAAGGGCGACGCCGCCGACGTCGATCGCATCACCCACCACATCCTCGGCGACGCCTGCACTCCGGGTAACCCCAAGGAGTGCACCTTCGAGACCGTCCGGCCCGTCGTCGAGCACTGCATGACCGGCGACCTCGACGACCTCATCAGCTGACCCAGCCACAACAGACACCACGGCCCCCTTCGACGTCCGCTCCACGGGACGGCGAAGGGGGCCTTCCCCACACGAACCTTCGACAGGAGCAACCATGTCCACCACCACGACGGATGCCGTACCCGTCCTCACGAGCGTCGAGGACACCATCGAGCAGTTCCGCGACCACGGGTACCTCGCCGACCACCGGATGGGCACCACCGTCTTCCTCCAGACCCGCCTCGAGAAGCCGGTGCTCCTCGAGGGACCCGCCGGCGTCGGCAAGACCCAACTCGCCCAGAGCCTGGCTGAGGTGACCGGACGCCGGTTGATCCGTCTGCAGTGCTACGAGGGCCAGGACGAGTCCAAGGCCCTCTACGAGTGGGACTACGGCAAGCAGCTCCTCTACACCCAGATCCTGCGGGAGAAGATCGGCCAGATCGTCTCCGACACCACCGACCTGACCGAGGCCGTCGACCGGATCTCCGCCCACGACAGCGTCTTCTTCTCCGAGCGATTCCTCGCGGCGCGACCGCTCCTCGAGGCCATCACCAGCGAGGACCCTGTCGTCCTGCTCATCGACGAGGTCGATCGCGCAGACGAGGCCCTCGAGGCGGTGCTGCTCGAGCTGCTCTCGGAGTTCCAGATCTCGATTCCCGAGATCGGTACCGTCCGGGCCAAGCACCTCCCGCTCGTCGTACTGACCTCCAACAACACCAGGGACCTGTCGGCCGCGCTCAAACGCCGCTGCCTCCACCTCTTCCTCGACTACCCGGGCCCCGAGCGCGAGCTGGACATCCTGCGCTCCAAGGAGACCGGCCTGCGCGACGCCCTCGCGGCCCGGCTCGTCGAGATCGTGCGCGGCCTGCGCGAGCTCGAGCTGCGCAAGGCACCGAGCATCTCGGAGACCATCGACTGGGCCCGCACCCTCGCCGTCCTCGGGGTGGATGAGCTCGATGCGACCGTCCTGTCGGACACCCTGAGCGTGGTCGTGAAGTACGAACGCGACATGCGTCGGGCCGGTGAGGCCCTGCCCAGGCTCCTCGATCCCAACGCGGTGGTGCCGGAGGGTCACGGTCATGGCCACGACCACCACCACGGTCACGGGCACAGCCACGAGCATCCTCACCCACACTCTGACGACGACCTCGACGGACGTGAGGTGCGGTTGGCCAAGGACTCCCCTGGTCGACACGACACCGACTACTACGGGGCACCGGGCGGGCTCGACCGATCTCGTCAAGTGAACCAAGGTCAGGGAAGTCGCTCCTTCGCCGGTCGTGGCGCCCGCAAGCGTCCCGTCTGAGGCGGGTCGACGATGGAGACCACCCTGCACCGGTTCATCCGGATCCTCCGGCTGCGCGGGGTCCCGGCGTCCGTCGCCGAGGCCATCGACGGACTCAAGGCCGCCGCGCAGCCGGGAGTGCTCGACGATCGCGAAATCCTGCGGGCCGCCCTGGCAGTGAGCCTGATCAAGGACCGGCGGGACCTACCCGTCTTCGACGAGACCTTCGACCGCTTCTTCTCCCTGCGCCCGGTGATCACCGACGACACGGGACACGGGCACAGTCACGACGACCTGTCCGATGGCGGGGAGCTGACGGACTTCTCCCTCTCCGACGAACCGGGCGACAAGCCGCAGGACAGCCACTCCCATGGCAAACCGGTCGACCTGCACCAGTTCTTCCGACCGGAGGACATGGGTCAGCAGTACAACCTCCACCAAGAGGCCAACCGGCTCGACATGGCCAACCTCACCGACGAGATCGTCCTGTCGGACGGTGCGCGGACCGACGCCGAGGACCTCGCCCGGGTGCAGATCACGACGTCCCGGCTGCACAACCCGGGCGCTCCTGGTGACCTCGCCCGCCGACCGGGCATGCAGGTGGACGCCGAGCTGAGCGTCGCCCAGGAGATGGCGCTGCTCGCGTGGCTGGACGAGTCCTCCGACCTTCCCGACGACGGGGATGAGGAGGGCCCGGAGATGGCCGCGCTGCGCGAGGCGCTACAGCCCTTCCTCGATACACTCCCCGAGCGACTCAAAGGCTTCCTCGAGGAACTCATGTCCCGCGAGGCCGAGCTCGAGATGCGCGAGATCGAGGCCGCACAGACGGAGACCGTCGACGAGGCGGACCGGGTCGCGCTCGAGGACTCGATCCGCCGGCTGCTGCGTAGCCTGCACGGTGCGCCGCGCCCCCGACGTCAGGTCGCCGCACGAGGGACGATCGACGGCCGTCTGACGATGCGACGCAACATGCGTTACGACGGTGTGCCCTTCCGGCCGGTCACCGTGAGCAAGGTCGAGGACCGGCCCCGGCTCATCGTGCTCTGCGATGTCTCCTTGTCGGTACGGCAGACCTCTCGCTTCATGCTCCACCTCGTCCATTCCCTGCAGTCCCAGACGGCCAAGGTCCGTTCCTTCGCCTTCGTCAAGGACGCCGTCGAGATCACTGACCTCTTCGCCGACCACCCGGTCGAGGAGGCACTGTCGCTCGTCATGTCGGGCCTGCCGGAAGGTGGGGTGCTCGACGTCGATGCCGACTCCGACTTCGGCTCGGCCTTCGAGGTC
The DNA window shown above is from Janibacter sp. A1S7 and carries:
- the mdo gene encoding NDMA-dependent methanol dehydrogenase (This methanol dehydrogenase is considered a nicotinoprotein, since its NADP cofactor remains is not dissociable, but instead remains permanently bound. A member of this family has been shown to act as a formaldehyde dismutase, able to convert two molecules of formaldehyde (plus one water molecule) into one of methanol and one of formate, with no net change in its redox state. More recently, it was shown in Mycobacterium smegmatis that this enzyme is critical to ethanol utilization, for which the biosynthesis of the cofactor-like electron carrier mycofactocin is also required.), whose protein sequence is MQVDELLKPFPIKEFHPFPRAMMGPGAWEMIGPEALKLGFRKTLIMTTGLRGTDIVKNIAESLRHHGLEVVVFDQVESNPKDYNVMDAVAMYQENACDSFVSIGGGSAHDACKGARISVAHDGRNVNEFEGFNMSENPKNPPHIAVSTTAGTGSETSWAYVVTDTTTDPDNPHKYVAFDDASVASLAVDDPVLYYDCPTDFTAQCGFDVLAHASEPYVSRLNFEPSLGNALRAVKLTSENLREAVWNGQDLKGREGMMYAQYIAAQAFNSGGLGIIHSMSHAVSAFYDTHHGLNNAIALPRVWAFNMPVCYGRFADIAEAMGIDTHGMTKVQAADAALEASIRLLRDVGIPERFVDVTADSYSKNRLGQGPTAYYQNSPEIKGDAADVDRITHHILGDACTPGNPKECTFETVRPVVEHCMTGDLDDLIS
- a CDS encoding VWA domain-containing protein, encoding METTLHRFIRILRLRGVPASVAEAIDGLKAAAQPGVLDDREILRAALAVSLIKDRRDLPVFDETFDRFFSLRPVITDDTGHGHSHDDLSDGGELTDFSLSDEPGDKPQDSHSHGKPVDLHQFFRPEDMGQQYNLHQEANRLDMANLTDEIVLSDGARTDAEDLARVQITTSRLHNPGAPGDLARRPGMQVDAELSVAQEMALLAWLDESSDLPDDGDEEGPEMAALREALQPFLDTLPERLKGFLEELMSREAELEMREIEAAQTETVDEADRVALEDSIRRLLRSLHGAPRPRRQVAARGTIDGRLTMRRNMRYDGVPFRPVTVSKVEDRPRLIVLCDVSLSVRQTSRFMLHLVHSLQSQTAKVRSFAFVKDAVEITDLFADHPVEEALSLVMSGLPEGGVLDVDADSDFGSAFEVFLEQYGGALNRRTTVIVLGDGRNNGNDPRIEVFEEIARRVRSVIWLTPEPRYSWGLGSCDLPLYAESCDRVQVVRSLGGLERASTVVAGTSA
- a CDS encoding AAA family ATPase; translated protein: MSTTTTDAVPVLTSVEDTIEQFRDHGYLADHRMGTTVFLQTRLEKPVLLEGPAGVGKTQLAQSLAEVTGRRLIRLQCYEGQDESKALYEWDYGKQLLYTQILREKIGQIVSDTTDLTEAVDRISAHDSVFFSERFLAARPLLEAITSEDPVVLLIDEVDRADEALEAVLLELLSEFQISIPEIGTVRAKHLPLVVLTSNNTRDLSAALKRRCLHLFLDYPGPERELDILRSKETGLRDALAARLVEIVRGLRELELRKAPSISETIDWARTLAVLGVDELDATVLSDTLSVVVKYERDMRRAGEALPRLLDPNAVVPEGHGHGHDHHHGHGHSHEHPHPHSDDDLDGREVRLAKDSPGRHDTDYYGAPGGLDRSRQVNQGQGSRSFAGRGARKRPV